A window of Apium graveolens cultivar Ventura chromosome 8, ASM990537v1, whole genome shotgun sequence contains these coding sequences:
- the LOC141677244 gene encoding uncharacterized protein LOC141677244 isoform X1, which yields MSIYLCKNVSSHLKCFTSCSSFNKLLHFHSHFISSFTTNSSTNSSVKDSFTVSYLINSCGLSSENALLASKNVKLKSHEKADLVVALFKKHGFSNTQIENVVKKLPCVLLSDSEKTITPKLEYFSSRGVSRTELAKLVSASPCVLRISLEKKIIPTWNLFESLLISSERTFAATIRFFNSRWASNLEARVVPNVKILRDFGVQESNIVSLLTSQPSVLMIASDRFRMNVERVKEMGFSPQKFKFVFAVCALTGMSKSTWERKVEICKKWGWSEEDVYVAFEKHPWCMMVSEDKMSSIMDMVINKAGFEPSDIVQRPKSLTCSLEKRIIPRCLVYQDLLERGLIMKKWSLRILLEVPEKQFLNKITMCSNEAAPDLLKLYKEKLELKM from the coding sequence ATGTCTATTTATTTATGCAAGAACGTATCATCCCATTTGAAATGTTTCACTTCTTGTTCTTCATTCAACAAGCTTTTACATTTTCACAGTCATTTTATATCATCATTTACTACTAATTCTAGCACTAATTCTTCAGTTAAAGATTCATTTACAGTCTCATATCTCATTAATTCATGTGGGTTATCTTCAGAAAATGCTTTATTAGCTTCTAAAAATGTAAAATTGAAATCCCATGAAAAAGCTGATTTAGTTGTGGCATTGTTCAAGAAACATGGTTTTAGTAATACCCAGATTGAAAATGTTGTTAAGAAGCTTCCTTGTGTGCTTTTGAGTGATTCCGAAAAGACTATTACGCCCAAGCTTGAGTATTTTAGTTCTAGAGGGGTTTCGAGAACTGAACTTGCTAAGTTAGTTAGTGCTTCACCGTGTGTTTTGAGAATAAGTTTGGAGAAAAAAATTATTCCGACTTGGAATTTGTTTGAAAGTTTATTGATTTCTAGTGAAAGAACGTTTGCTGCCACTATACGTTTTTTTAACTCGAGGTGGGCTTCTAATCTTGAAGCTCGTGTGGTACCTAATGTAAAGATTTTAAGAGATTTTGGTGTCCAGGAGTCGAATATTGTGTCTTTGTTGACTTCGCAACCCTCTGTTCTCATGATTGCTAGTGATAGGTTTAGAATGAATGTGGAGCGAGTTAAGGAAATGGGGTTTAGTCCCCAAAAGTTTAAGTTTGTTTTTGCGGTTTGTGCGTTGACTGGTATGAGTAAATCAACTtgggaaaggaaagtggagaTTTGTAAGAAATGGGGTTGGTCCGAAGAAGATGTGTATGTCGCTTTTGAAAAGCATCCTTGGTGTATGATGGTATCGGAAGATAAAATGTCGTCCATAATGGACATGGTCATCAACAAGGCGGGTTTTGAGCCTTCTGACATTGTGCAAAGACCAAAATCTCTCACATGTAGCTTGGAGAAAAGGATTATTCCACGATGTTTGGTTTATCAGGATTTGCTGGAGAGAGGATTAATTATGAAGAAATGGAGCTTGAGGATATTGTTGGAGGTTCCAGAGAAACAATTTTTGAATAAGATTACAATGTGCTCTAACGAGGCTGCTCCTGATCTACTGAAATTATACAAGGAGAAATTGGAGCTCAAGATGTGA
- the LOC141677244 gene encoding putative serine/threonine-protein kinase PBL5 isoform X2, with protein sequence MIQVLAAYVKLISSYEEGGTLFQTLVLLRYKFVLGLDAAAKNLRLGCIHGKGGFGRVYKVKVGLVVFVKDHSEIGSDLLVAVTQLDQNGLQRTIEFLVEVHTSLALSKSCQLDKLLC encoded by the exons ATGATACAG GTGTTGGCTGCATATGTGAAGTTAATAAGTTCATACGAAGAAG GAGGAACTCTATTTCAGACCTTAGTGTTGCTTCGATACAAGTTCGTTTTGGGGCTTGATGCTGCAGCTAAAAATTTAAGGCTAGGATGCATACATGGTAAAGGTGGTTTTGGTCGTGTTTATAAGGTAAAGGTCGGTTTGGTCGTGTTTGTAAAGGACCACTCAGAAATTGGGTCTG ATCTACTAGTTGCTGTGACACAACTTGATCAGAATGGCCTTCAAAGGACCATAGAGTTTCTAGTGGAGGTTCATACATCTCTTGCATTGTCCAAATCTTGTCAACTTGACAAGTTATTGTGCTGA